The DNA segment ctcTGCTCTCACAAAAGGAGATACGTGCCTGGTTACTTGGGTCCTCATATTTCAATGTGGGAACTGGCATTTGccagggctggggtggcaggTCGCTTTTTAAAAACTCTAACATACCTCCAGAAAAGTGCCCACATCCTAATCACACACCTCGAATTTCCACAAAGCAAACTCGCCCATATATCCACGCTGAGATGAAGAAAGAGTACATCCCCAGGCCCTCAGCAGACCCCTCTCCTGCCCCCTGTACCCTTCCAGACTGCTCCACTCCCCTAAGTCACTGCACTCCTGACTCAGTTTGCCTGTCTCTGAACTTCACCAGTGACATCACGGGGCGTGCATTCTGGCGTGTGGCTTTTGCTCGCTGCTCTGTTTGCGAAGTCTGTGGTTGAGTTGCAAATGCCTTTGTTTTTTCCGTCACATGAAATACAATTAGTGAAAACCACagcagttacaaaaaaaaaaacccaaagaaatgccAGGTGTGAAAGGTCATCCCTGGGAGGTGGTGTCAGGTGTGAAGAAACTTCTGCTCAACTTCGGGTGATGTTTGCCCTTGGGGTTGGCTGGGTTTTGGTGACTTGGGGTTGTCATCATTTACCTTTTATCTTAGCTTGGGAATCCCTTGTTAAGGGGCTTGCACTCTGGGGTCTTAAAGGGATGTTAATTCTCCTTCTGGCTTTTGGGCAAGGCTGGACACAGGTCatttgctcagattttctgtttgtcaGGCAGAAAATTAAGGTGAgggtgggaaagagagtgagagagatgacAATTGAATTTCTGATCTCGTATCTTCTGGTTTTCCTCTAGGTAAAATAAAATGTCTGCTCCAGGATCCTACCAGGCGGCCGCTGGGCCTTCCCCGGTGCCAACTGCACCCCCATCCTATGAAGAGACGGTGGCCATTAACAGTTACTACCCCACGCCTCCTGCCCCCATGCCTGGACCAACCACAGGGCTCATGACGGGCCCGGATGGGAAGGGTATGAATCCTCCAGCGTGTTACACCCAGCCAGTGCCTGTCCCCAACGCCAATGCAGGTACATGTGGCCTCTCAGGCCGCCTTACTCTCTATGGCCCTCCGCCCTGGCCCTGGGGACTCTGAGAATCAGGAGAGCAGCTGAAATGACTGCCAAGAGGTTAAGCAGAGTGCCCATCCATCCAGCTTTACCCCTTGTTCTGAAATTTCACGTTCagtcttttagattccacatctgGGAGGCTCACGGCTTCCGTATCACAAAGTATAGCTTCTGAGCTTTCGTAAGCGAGCCCCTGGCACTAACCACAGAGGCATACCAGCTGTGGGAATGGGCGTCTGCTTTTAAGGGCCCCACCCTACATGCTGATCTGATGGGGGAGCCCCTGCCCCAGGCCGGAGCTGGAGCAGCAGCCACGGGGAGCTGAAACCCGCCACAGCCCACCATTTGTGCAGCGTGCTTCCCTGCCTTCCAGCACCTTCTTCGTGTCCTTGCCCTTGGGTACTCCCTGCTGGCCAGGCACAGAGCTCACTCTGTATCCCAGGCAGCTCAGGAGGAAATTGCCAGCTCGGGGAGTGGCAGGCTGTCTGGGTTCACCTAACTGTGtcgtgcctcggtttccccatcagTAAAATAGAGGTCATCAAGGACCCACATCAGTGGGGTGTTAAGATTAAAGTTCTGCAAGGAATCACTTGATTAAAGGGAGCTCTTGTTTTCATCGTGTTCAAGTAACTAACACCTTGGGTTAAAAGAGAACAAGATAACGACTTCAGACAATTTCAGATCATGCTCTGATCAGTGAATAGCTCAGTCTGGCATCCAAAAAAAAGACTTATACTAAAATGTATGGGTAGGTGCTGAAGTGTGCTTCAACATACTCTCTAGAGAGTCCTTCTGGGTCGTTCTAGGAGTATTAAGTTCAGTTAACTGAGCAATAATTAATTCCCCCTAATATGTAGGTTATAGACATGGCATCCCAATACCATAGAAAGGAGCAGAAGGAACTCACTCACAGAAATACGAGCTTTAACGACTTTGccaagaaaatgggaagaatgtgctGAACTCTGAGGGCTTCATGATGTGCATGCACATTTTTCacatagttttctctttttagcATGACTTTATATCCTCGTTTCATGTGCTGACACAGTTCCCCAGCCTGTAAAGAAGTGGGTCAGTGTTCCCTGGCTCACTAAACTCAGCCTTGGCACTGCACATCTGAGTTAATTGAGGAGACCCGAAGCAACAGAGGGGATTATTTTTTGAGGGTTCCCTCTGTACCAGGCCCAGGGTAAGGTTCTTTACCATCCTTACCTCACTTAACCCTAGGACAGCTCTGTTAACTTCCTCTTTtaagtaacagctttattgaaatataattcccaCATCATAAAGGTcacttttaaagtatacaattcactGGTTTTAGTATATTCGTGGCATTGTGCAAACATTAGGACAATGTAATTCTAGGACATtcccatcaccccagaaagaaacccagtCCCCATTAGCAGCCACTTCCCATTTCCCTTTgccccagccctaggcaaccactgatctatggATGGATGAAAAAAATGGGCTAAAACCCATCACATGTTTCTGAAATTATCATCTGCAGACCACCTTTGTAGAACCACGCAGGAAGCTTGAGCAGTTTGGGGGCCCTGCCCCAGACTGTGCTGGCAgcagggcccaggaatctgcattcccGATAAGCTCCCCATGTGATTCCATGGACAGTTGAGTTGGAGAGCCTGCTCCAAATCCCCCATCTAGGAATACACAGTACTTTAACCCATCTCATGCATGAGGGTTTTGAGAGCCCCTCAAATGATAATTCTGGAAATCTACCACTGTTCcctatcttttcctttttgtcctttttcttttttccccccaattttttttcattgtggtaaaatacacataacactgTGTTTCTAAGTGTgcgattcagtggcattaagtataccCACATTGTCGTGCAGCCATGcccaccatccatttccagaagtttttcgtcttgcaaaactgaaaccctGTCCCCCTTAACCATTAACTCCCTAtacccacccccacccttcccccagtCTCTGGCTGCCACCAttctttctatctctatgaattAGACTAGGTGCCTCCTGTACGTGGAATCATCcactgtccttttgtgactggcgcATCGCCCACTCAGCGTCATGTCCCCTAGATTCATCTCCAGATGAGCATGTGTGAGATTATCCTTGCTTGTAATGCTCAAGAATATCCCATTGTGTGGATGGACCACatcttgcttatccattcattcatcgaTGGacattgggttgcttccaccctGTGGCTCTTGTGAATGGTACTGCCCAGAACCTGGGTGTCAGGTACCTGTGGAGGCCCCGCCTCCAGCTTTTCGTCATCTAATGGCTGCTGTGCTTGTTTACCGATCAGCCTGTGCTTGTCTGCTTCCCTTCCACCAGTTGCGGTGCAGACGGTCTATGTGCAGCAGCCCATCTCCTTTTTCGACCGCCCAATCCAGATGTGTTGTCCTTCCTGCAATAAGATGATTGTGACTCAGCTGTCCTACAACGCCGGCGCCCTGACCTGGCTGTCCTGCGGGAGCCTGTGCCTCCTGGGGTAAGTCGGGCCCACTCAGCACCCAGCCTCTCTTGCAGGATCTCTCAACGCAGTGTGTGCTCCTGGGAGGTGGTGGGGAGCCATCCTGTGCACCCTAGGATGGTGAAcggcatccctggcctccatccTTGAGACGCTGGTAGCACCCTCCCCCGCGTTGTTATACCCAGAAACGGTCCCCAGTTGGGAGCCACTGCTCCTGAGCATGTCAGTGCCTGGAAGCTGCTGTCCCgtccagcactgctcttgctcacCTGCTCGAGCCAGTTCCTGCAGGTAGGGACAAGCGTAGTGGCCTTTCGTCTGTGCAGGGAGATACCCttatggatttctttttcttctagaatTTCATGACCCAAACAATAATGTTTGCCCGACTCTGAGAGAAGATCTAAACAATCTGTACATTAAAATACTTTTATCATCATCTCTTCAAAACTTCTTATCCTTTTATGGCCCCACGATTTTTCCCGTTGCCCACGCAAGGAGAGTGCGTCAGCACTTACATCTGCACCAAGGGCCTTGTTTTGAAAGAGAATAGTTTCTGTTCTGGGTGAAATGGAAGGaaacacaatttaatttttttccaagcaGATGATATAGGCAGCCTTCTTATTCCTGGCAGGGTCGTCACTCAGAAAACCCCACGggctgttttcttccttgaaaGAAACCGTGTTTGTGTGTTGCTTTTCGGAAGCCCGAGCCTCTTGCGTAACTGGCTGTCTCCTCAACTAGCTTGTGGCCTAGGTTGAGGAGGAGTGATATTTCTCCACCTAATTTCGGAGAGGCTCAGAGCCCCAGGGAACTTAATTAACTTCCTTGAGGACACGTGTTCAGAGAggggaagaaaggagaggaacAGGGTTCCTGGCGCCGGATGCCCTGTCCTGCCTGCAGGGCCCCGCTGATGGCTGTCACCGTCCCTCCCCCTGCAGAGTGCTGAATGGGAGTTCATCACCTTTGGACattcatattaaaattaatttctatctttgaaatcaggaagacagAATGGACCCTTCTATTAAGTATCGACCTCTGCTGATCTGTCTTTCAAACTGAAGCAGCTTTTCTGTGCCTCCCATCTTCTCTTCCTTAAATGGGGTGCTGTGGGTTCAAGTCCTGCCCCTCGTTGCTGGGTGACTGGGCAACTGACTTCCCCTCTCTgttcttctgtttcctcatctgtaagctgGGTGTGCTAATGCTCACCTCGGGGTTGTTGAGGGGAGGTGGATACGGTGCTCCTCAGAGCCGTGCCCGCACAGGTAGCCTAGGTCAGGGTTATCTGTAAGTGTGCCGGCTGCCCTTATTTGACCTTGGGTAAGCTTAGGCAAGAGGAGGAAATTTCTTTCATAAGACTGATTTCTCATCAGGCCATTTCCCGATTCTGCGTCATGTAAATCAATGTCTTCTTgtaaaatgttgatattttttaattgaattctaATTGACATACAATGTTTTATTAGTTTCAGGCGTACAGAGTGATTCGATACTTTTACACATTACAGAATGGCCACAGTTGgtctagttgccatctgtcaccatgcgAAGTTATTAGAATATTatggactatattccctatgctgtacattataacATATTGATTCTTTTTACCTACGTTTTTGGCAAACCTTGGTTGTAAGGCCGTGGGGTATATTCTGACACCAGACGCGTCTCCAGCACCGCTGTGTATCTGGTGATTCAGGACACCGACGCTAACTGGAGTCGGCACAAAGCTGACAGCTTAAGGCTCAGCCCCACCTCCCAAGTCCCGGGCCACTCCTGCTTCTGGCCGGCTGTGTATCGGGGGTCTCACTATCCCATCTCCAGGTTCGATAACTTGCTAgaacaactcacagaactcaggaaggcACTTTACCTACATttctggtttattataaaggatgcaAGTGCACAGCTAGTTGAAGAAGGGCATAGGGCAAGGTCCTGAAGGGACCATTGCAGGAGCCTCTGTCCCTGTGGAGTTGAGGTGCACCCAGAGTGGCACATGGATGCGTTTCCAATCTGGAAGTTCTCCAATGGGAGTTTTTATGTCCCAGTTTCTAGCTGCTCTGACCAAGGTGCAAGATCCCAACTCTCCAATCCCTGGGGCTTTCTGGGACCAGCCCCATCCTGGGGCTCTAGGGCCCCACCCTAATTGCCTCATTAGCATAAAATCAGCTGTGATCATTTAAAGCTGCTTGTTGGGAATAACAGAAGACACTCGTGTCACTCAGGAAATTCCGAAGGTTTTGGAGTTTTCTGGGCCTGGAACAGGGACAAATACCGAACACTTCTTTCACTACAGGCTGGGTGAAGGGAGGGCCTGCCTGTGTGCTGCCGATGGGTGACATGGGTTAAGAGACATTATTTGGGGACTTTATTTGGTCACCGCTGCCTCTGCATGTGGAAAATGATCAGTCTAAGACAGGGGCCAGCAAACTACAGCCCAGGGGCCACGTCTAGCTCATGCCATTTGTTTATGGTTGACCTATGGCACAAGGCCCATGTAGCCTAAACTACATACCATCTTGTCTGGCCCTTTACAAAAGGAGTTCGCTGACCTAGCCTAAGAGTTTGACAGATGCCCAGGTGACCCAGGATTTGTAAATACACCCAGGATGGTCTGTCTGTGGGGGCAGCCCTGGCGTTGGTTGGCATATCAGTTTCCTAAGGCTGCCTTACAGATGACCACAGACCGTGGAAATGTGCTCACTCATAATTCTGGAGACGGGAATAATCTAGACACCTCCCTCCCACTGAAGACCCTACAGgcagaatccttccttgcctcttcccacTTTGGTGGCTCCAGCGTTCCTTGGCTTCTGGCTGcgcccctccagcctctgcctctgtcttcccatGGACTTCGTCCCTCCCTGTActtctctgtgtctgctgctctTTCCTTAAGGGCATCAGTCACTGAGTGTAGGGAGGATAACCCAGCACGATCCCATCTTGAGATCCTTAATTACATCTCCAATTATGCtttttcccaaataaggtcacgtTCCTAGGTTCTGGGGGTTGGCATGTCTGACATACCTTTTTGTCCCTGTGTCTGGCTGTTCTTCTTCCAGGTGCGCAGCAGGCTGCTGCTTCATCCCTTTCTGCGTGGATGCCCTGCAGGACGTGGACCACTACTGTCCCAACTGCAAAGCTCTCCTGGGCACCTACAAGCGTTTGTAGGACTCAACCAGACCTGGAGGTAGCCATGTGCTGCAGGAAGTCCTTTCcgactcccacccacccccagtggAGGGCACACCCTGGGCTCATCTCTCCAGGGACTCCACCTTTGTGTCTTTTTGGGGGGGAAAATGTCACAAAAGTAACACACCTCCAAACCCCAGAAATTGCTGCTTGGAGTCATGTGCAGGACATGCAGAGATGTCACCTCAAGTGCTGGGTCAAAGTTTTCTCACGTATCTGTGATCGTAAATCATTCCACCTAACTGTGATTGTTGCCCTGTCTGAATATCTTTTGGTGATTTGCCATGAGCCAGCATCTTTTCTTGCCTCAGTGGGCCTTTCTGATAGTGGTCTCAAACTGAGAAGACACAGGTTGCCTTATTTTTGAGACTGTTCTGGCCCAAAGACGGCTGAACAAGCCTTTAGTGCCTACCATCACGTCCATCTGTCCCGACTTCTGATGGCGAAAATCTTGCCTTATATAGACTAAGGGCTTGGCTCTAAGATTCTGTAACTGCAGGCTTTTCATTAGCACACAAACTCACTTTAATGTCTTAATTCATTTTAAAGTATAAGGAGAGGCTATTCACACCCACCAGATACATATCCATGATTCATAAATGCATGCTCAGAATACAGGGCTGGATCTTAACTGTCCATCTACCTTCCCTCAGGTCTTTGTACCAGATCTTAGCCACATTCCACAGAGAACTTTTTTCTTGTAGAGGAATATTTGTATTAACAGTCTTATGACCTCCTTTGGGTCTTAAACACCTTTAAACATGATTTAGAAAGGAGGGATTTATAGAAGCATTTTTCTCAGCCATATAGCTGGTATTATTTTCCCATTTGCCAATGTAGTCCCGCATCTTCACTtaacagaaaaattaatgaataatttCATCCACTGCCTTTATTCGGGTGTAGGGTGGTTCTTAAAAACTTCCATCCCGGAACTCTCAAAATAGGGCCCCTTTTGGGTTCCTGGTGGTGTGTTTGGGAAGACAAAGGAAAGATGTTTGAGCACGTCCAGGTCACCGTGCTGCTGCAAAGCATGGAGACCTGAGTGTTTCAAAGGCATCGAaagtatgattttatttttctgaaatacagtTTGTTGTATAACATCAGAAGACTTGATATCTAGGACGAAAGCAGCAAGCCAGAGTTCTCTGTCAGGTGCTGTATCATTCTGAAATCAAGACAAGGCCGAGCTCGAATTTCAAGAATCCCTGTGTTGGTAATAGCTAGACACAAGGAATGCATGTGAATAATAATTAGAAATCAAGCCTAGACCTTGAACGAAAATCTATATATTGGTTGAACATTATAATCACTGATTCAGCTTATTCGCTTGATAGTTTGAAAGTTCCAGTAATTATTCTTGCAGTGAGTATGAATAGTACTTTGGTGTTATctgctttgaaaaaaataaaagtctttgGTTCGCTCGGTGAACTATTTATCAATTCTTAAACTGTGAAGAAAGGTCTCGTGTTGTGTTTCCAGCCATTGCTGCAAAGAGCCTTTATCCTCTCCCTAACGGTAAAAATTCCTGTGATACCATCTGCAGCCTTGCTGAACGTCCTGTAGCGTCAAGATGAGCAATGTTGAGCTCAGGGGATTGCTGGTCAGATTTGAACACGAGGGTATTGGAGGCCCAATAGGCGTCATCAATGGCAACCAGCCCTAGCTTTcaagttttaataaaatgcaCAGAAGAAAGCCGTCCTCATTCATTCTCTGAACAAAACATGCTTTGTTAATTGATCAGGGTCGTTCTGGGATGCTAGGA comes from the Manis pentadactyla isolate mManPen7 chromosome 10, mManPen7.hap1, whole genome shotgun sequence genome and includes:
- the LITAF gene encoding lipopolysaccharide-induced tumor necrosis factor-alpha factor, translated to MSAPGSYQAAAGPSPVPTAPPSYEETVAINSYYPTPPAPMPGPTTGLMTGPDGKGMNPPACYTQPVPVPNANAVAVQTVYVQQPISFFDRPIQMCCPSCNKMIVTQLSYNAGALTWLSCGSLCLLGCAAGCCFIPFCVDALQDVDHYCPNCKALLGTYKRL